A window of Hordeum vulgare subsp. vulgare chromosome 5H, MorexV3_pseudomolecules_assembly, whole genome shotgun sequence genomic DNA:
tcttgcaaaattggagaggatcgaattctcttgaagagaaacacaccggttggaaaagaattaacatgacgaatccggttaacaagaatttacatgacaattgaacgaacaaaagaatttgcattctcacataaaaatatgagaacacctcttaggaaagatctgaaatcatcacttgacatcgaagcaacttgaataccatattcaacaaaacaaagggatgaggcttatgaaacaagccagaacaaactcatgagaaagatttcgtccgatattttcgtggacaggatcgcacaggcacgatttacagtagtcatcaagtgcaaggcagtgcacccgacatacgaagcgtccccgagtcgtagcaagctacaaggactctttaagacacaacgtgtaccgctgtaagtcgaccgtgaacaaatgaatccactagatgtcgaacctcaacctaacatcatgcatttgttggaagaatgtcctataaataactacttgaattcccacctatgaattcccgaaatatctggtcatgcaatctggtacatggatacaaggagtaataatcacacaactcctatactaacccgtcacctgtatcacatccgtcaacacacgaccagaacctcggaccttcatctacaacagaccctcgtgatcacaacgatacaaagtatggcagtacccccgaacaatctgcaccagtactggggacatcggggttatctcgccactactcgtattgaagcaattacgaacatccttcgttctgagatattaagaaatctgaatgataatgatgtgctcgagaatcccctggagctcaactccctggaagaagatcaagtcagacaggaggcaccaagacagaactccgtcacattggcatcatatagatcccaagaatatccgcgtgatcctaaaaatttttgagtgagaagaggagtagaataaattattacgtcacgattcctcaccagagcatagaagaggagaaaaaagaatcctactcttcgatatataactaagactcaaatagtttttcactagactcgactcagccaagttcgatcaatcaagggggctcctaggtcggtccttgctctgataccaacttgtcacgcccaagatgcgaccctatcctcaatttggcatgagggcctcgtcagggatagaagcgcatctcgtcgtgtcgcaagaatggatatcgttacaagtacatgtactgaaaagaagagatatataaagagttggctcacactcgccacaagctacatcagtgtcacatcagtacattacataatcctcAAGagcaagagcagggtccgactacggacgaaaacaaacgacaaaagaagaacgacgtccatccttgctatcccaggctgccggcctggaacccatcctagatcgatgaagaagaagaagaagaagcaactccaaatgaacaatcaacgcgctcgcgtcacgtaacctttacctgtccctgcaactggtgttgtagtaatctgtgagccacaggggactcagcaaactcatttccgaaggtatcaagactagcaaagcttaatgggtgaggtatggttaagtggtgaggttgcagcagcggctaagcatgtatttggtggctaacttacgagtaccagaaataagagggggaagatctacgcatagcggacgtgaactacagatgatcaactgaatgatcctcaacacctatctacgtcagacataaccccaccgtgtcctcgatcggagaaggaactcacgaaagagacagtcacggttacgcacacagttggcatatttttaattaagttaacttcaagttatctagaaccagtgttaaacaaagtatccacgttgccacataaccacgggcacggctttccgaaagatttaaccctgcaggggtgctccaactagtccatcacaaattaccacaagccgcatagaaatcctcaatcacgaagctcgcgatctcgtcggattccctagtggaaaacctcaactctgagattacccaaagcatcaccggaatcccgatgcacaagatatctcgtcaaaggtaaaactaatccagcaaggctgcccgacgtgtcgacgatcccaataggagtcgcgtacctcgttctcaggacacggcggatgagctagacgttgggatcgctaaacctccgagtgaccagaggggcgccggacatcgctcaggtgggaccaacactcatgaggagcactggcccgggggttgattaaattatcctcggggtccggaaagtccctatgcaatttttattaggtgattaggcaaatgtagtaccaaagttgggccttgccagaccagctttaatctaaaatgaattatccagggggtccccataacaaccccgatcgtgttaggagcgctcgtttatggaacataacaccggtagccgaaactaagggggcaaaggtggaacaaaacaccaggctagaaaggccgagccttccaccttttaccaagtatataggtgcattaaattaaacaacattaatatggtgataagacaaggaacccatgttttcacatggaagcaactgcacctgcaactagcaacgctaacacagggttaagcaagcggtaacatagccaatcagtggtttgctaggttgaacaggttgaaggtttcatggcattgttgagaggctgatatttaacatgtggtaggcaacgagacataatcgatagcatcgaaataactagcatggcaatgatagtaatggtatctagggaaatgatcatcttgcctgagatcccgcttggaagaggaatgcctccgtgaagcagacgaatcgacgtagtcgaacggtcctcacatccgacacgcttgcggaactctatcgagacggaggaagccggaaacaagcatcaacacacgagaaTCACCACACGATgcgagacacatatgatgcatgaacggtctaatgcaaggcatgacaatcacaacaatcaaacactacacattaagtgaagctcgatatgcaacgagttgcatatcgacgaaactccacatttaattattagttcactcccgtttatttacacggcaatattaaaatgttgttagcatggcacggggtgaagcacaaattaaactacctatctaggcattttaaatgagaccggaaacgaaatatagcatctccgaaatgaccccacgtgttaaatcttaattctgcccagatttgtcctaaccacattttatgtttgttaaacggcgaaACAAAGTGGTGCacatgaaactacacgtcatactagtccatttacatatatggaccaattccaacggagttacgaactaaaagatacgagcaacacaAGATTGTATGCCAAGGATGCATCACgcatgcaatgacagtcacaacaCGTTCCGGTACTGATAGCTCGACAAGATACCGGTGCAACGAATTGGAGGTGTGTGCATATCATTTCAAACaatatgatggggtgatcccgattaccgggttcccCATGTGCCGGAGGCAGATTATGGGGTatctgcaactagcaaaaaaaactacaagaagaaaatgaaaagaaaagagaaaaaaaaagaaacataATAATTTGGCCTCTATGGGATTTGACCCCAGGACCTCCTGCATGTGGATTGACAGGGGAACCAAGATGACATGCGGATGCTAGTGAATTCAAAGGAGCAAGAGTGAACATAAAACAGATGCACTACTTAAAACTATGAAAACGTAAATAAATGCAGAAGCTAAAAGAATGCAGTCATGGTGATTTGATCCGTGGACCTCCAGGAGGAGGTAGCACTACTGCGCTAACCAACTCGGCTAGCACCCCGTTTTGATATTTCACAGGATACTCGCCAGAAGAAGTAGCACCTCTACAGGCACATCAAATACAGGTGGTTTGCTACAAGACCATACCTTGTCGCGAACCTGACGAAACTGAACATGAACACCTTTGTTGCAGGTCGGGATGCAGGGGAAGCCATGGCGGAATCGGCCTGGGGATGAGGTCCGGCGGCACGAAAAATGGCGGGGTTCAAAAGCTTCGGTACCGGGGGTTCCATTCCCAGCAACGAGGTGGCTTGGGGCGGCACGTACTCGAAGATCCTGGCCGATGGTGACATGGTTGTACCTGAAGAAGAaaagagaagaggaagagaggTGAGGGGCatgggagagagggagagcacaACGAGGGGAAGGAAGCAGGGGCGCACTTGGCACTAGCCTGAGCAGCGACGGCTTGGGCACGGGGATCCACCTGGGTGCAGCAACGCGCGAGGCGATGGCGCGGCGCGGTCAACAGCCGAGCGAGCTGTTGCTGCTCGTTACCTGTCGAACAGAAGCAGCGGCAGGAGTCTGCTGGAGCAGAGGATGGTGACACGGGAGGTCGGGCGACGGGGTCGGCGGGAACCGGCTGGATCCGACGGGAACTGCACGGGGAAAACCCAGATCGGGACCTTGGCATACAGGGGCGATGGCTGAGGCACATATGTCGTGATCCAGGGCGGCAGTGGCGGGTCTCCCGTTCTGCTCCTGACAGTAGAAACGAGCAAAGGGAGAGGTTAGAGCAGAGGACggggaagaaaagagagaggaagaagagagggactGCACACGGGCACCGGCCTGGGTTCATCGGCGGCAAGGGCTGACGCAAGGGGCGAACGACGGCAGCTCCGGGCTGCCCTGGCGCTGCTGCAGCCTGAAGAAAGagaagacagagagagagagtttaGAGAAGAAACGtgggaaagaagaagagagagggagagggattcgGGCATGAGAGCCATTGCGCTGGCCTGGTTCTCCGACGGGGCGACGCTACGACGGCCGAGGGCGCGACGGCGAGGGGCTCCTGCGAGCTGGCTCGTACGCGGGGGTTCGAGGGAGCTTGGGAACGGGATCTCTCCTTGGACATAGGGAACGCAGGGGCTCAATCTCCTCGGCCACGGGTGGCTGGCTTGCCATGCACTAGCTGGATTGGGTCTGcgggatcccgaggtgggaggagacctggagtgggtggcggcggctatTGGACAGGGAGAGGATTTCTAGGGATTGGTCTAGGGTTAGACTAGGTGGTctatatatataatatgtgggttaGATTAGGGGCTATTCGGACCCTACGATATAAATCGGACGGTCGAGAATGAATAggctagggagtccaatggacaaactgaTGACTGTTTGCGGTAAAATGGGGTTAATCTGGACCTAACGGTTACGACCGTGTGTTCCgggtaccgggaggttttcggactgggctgcgagCAGGTTGGTGCATTGTGTagagaggctaggcggagatgagagggaaaacgggcatgacggcaacgcgatttgaaacaccgacaaacgtccgacggtagaccgaatacggtgcctctacggtcgaccgttcgggtactagacggactccgatgTGATGAaggaattcgacaggcggcctagctatatctaattacgaccgcatgccaagtttcacctcgattagagaaagttttaaacgcactttaaaaacagggtttcgacggtgccgcgggcgcgtgccagTGCGGTTAGGCTCGGAagaacaacgacgcgaaccggcaactaacaacggatgcaagttttgaaaactggcggcaacggagatgtcgatgcaatgcagatgatgcgcatgatgcgatgatgacgcgacaaaataaaataggcacacgacgaaaacggaaagaaaggggaatcttctggaacgtcggtctcgggctgtcacacccatGCTCATGCCACCGCCGGCGTGCCATTGCAGCAACATGAGAGGAACCATATCCCCACAAAGTGGTGGACCCATCCCACTGGGCCAGGGTGGGATAACCGTACATACACTCATAaaggtttatttttatttgttcatTCTATCTATTTTGCTATAGTATAAAGGTTGATTCTTAAATTCAGGGTGGGCCACGACACACACTGGCCACCCCTATAGCTTCGCCACTGCCTCCCAGCCCAGCCATGGTTGCAAACACCATCGTCCTTTGACGGGAATAATTAGCCATGAGCAACCACAAAAAGCAGTGAACATAACGAGTGTCGACAAATACAGATGCTATCATGAGACCTCCGACCTCACCACTGCTACCCCCATCAACCTTACTAGGCAGTAGGCACACATCTGCCCATATCTCAATGAAGACAAGTTCTACACGAAGGTGATGCCCTTGCAATGTTGCTGCCACCCAAGTATGAAGGATTTGGGGTTTTCACCCGGGCCACGATAAGGGGAGGAATGGGATGGGGTTACTTTGATGGCGCCTACATATAGGTTAGGACATCCATGGTTCACCGTCCTCATAGACGACACTACCGAGCTTTCTCCGGTCCCCACTCCCGCTCCCGGCCCCGTCCAGGTCAAATCCAGTGACATGAGTCCATGGGGGTCCAAATCTAAAGGGAAGGATGGTGCCATGGAGGTTGAAGATGAGGGTATCAGATCTGGCACAAGCACCCCGAAGATGGATCACCACCCATAGCCACTGGTTTGCATGCACAACCAAGGCAGAGAGCTAGTGGAGCTAACGTTAGTCCACCACTGAGTCGCCGCCTCGGCTCCGCAAAAAATACCAGAGCGTCCAGATCCTTGTTGCCACCTTCCTCCGTGACCATGCGCTCTGTGTGCCTCCTATGGTTGTTGAGACAAGAAAAAAGGGGGAGGGTTGGGTTTGTCCACCCGAGTCGGCCCTTCTACGGTGACACAAGGGCCTAAACGGTCAACACACATCCATACCCCTTTGTTGTGTCGCGCCGTATGTCTGTGCACATAATTTAGTACACATACGTACACCGGGTGTGTTTGGTATCTTGCATGCACCCATGCTACGCCATGTTGATGCAAATttgtcatatttgctagcctcggtTGCATCACATTCCTTGCCCGCATGAACCTTAAAGCATTTCTTGGTCTCACTAAGTAGAAATGCTTGAACCGTTTTGAGTTAACCAGGCTCCAGCAAACCACACGTGCCCCTCGCCTGCATTCCTCGGGAAGTGGGAGAGATGAGATGAACATTTCTCCTTATTACTCTCCCCTCACCACCCAAACCCTTCGTTCACACCACTCTCTCATTGCCTATCCGCTAGCACCAATGGTATATGCTCCATCACCTCACTTGACTCCTTGCCCTACTGGCGACAGAAGCCACAAACAATGTGTTGCCTCAGTGACAAAGGTGTACCTCACCTCCGCTAAGTTGGCGAGGTTGCTGACTATGGCAGCCGATACTTTTTTCACAAGGCCACTGGTAGGGACGGGGACTATGGCAGCCGATACTTTAGTTGCTGTTGTGGGGATGTCGACCACGATAAGACTACCCACAatgggagtaacataggtagtcTCGTAGATGCCACCTAAGCAAAAAATATAATGTGGCAACTAATTAATgagaagagagagaaattgagtaacttagcaTGTTACTACCTCTATGAGTAACATAACACATATCAAGGCAAAATGAGTCTACAAGCTAATAAATGAAATGCTCGATGTTACTATCCCTATGTTACTATCCACTGTGGaggtagtaacttagactagtaacatatgcatgttactactctatgttactccccattATGGGCAGTCTAAGGGTAGGAAGTCCGTTTCGGCACATCCATCGAGGTAGGGGCACCGATGCTGTTATTACCGTCGGGGTTTCTATTGCAACTCGCCTCCGGTCCTCCTCTGGTCATCGATTTAAGTACATTCGATTGTGCATATTTGATTTGATTTTATCGATCAAGGTTTTTCGAAGGTGGTTGCTGCTTCGGATCAATTAGATTGTGAACTGAGTTAAATGTGTTGTCTCGATAGTGCATAGGAATGCTAGGGTTGCAAGGATTTCTAGGATTATATTATGTGTGCATGTTGAGACCTATTGCTAAGGTTATTAAGATAATAGTATATGCGAATGTGAGGACTGATTGCTAGGATTTTTACACCGTACACGGATGTGTAGACTGATCCTGACTGCACATTGTGGTCCTACACATTGTAGATCAATTACATTTCCTAATCTTCTTCATTGTAGTGCTCCAAGGGCAACGAGGTAGTAGAGGGCAGCGCCTCGATGGAGGACAAAGTTCAAACCCGTTTGTGCGAGGTCATTTTACCATATGGGTTGGAGTTACTTCTGTTCTCCAATGACTTCTATAAGTACATGACCACCTTCCACACGAAATGGTGAAGAGAACACATACTGCAAGTGGAGGGTGAAGGTTTAGGATGTCAACATGAGACTGGTAGATCGTGTTCGACCTTTCTGCTATGAGGTGGTGGACAAGTGTGATAAGCACGACCCAACACTTACAATTATCAGAGATTAATGTTTGTTCGTTAGTGCATCGGTCCTGAACTATGTGTGGTTGTTTGTATGctactattatatttctttgtgtgTGCTATTTGTGTGGTACGATTATGTATGTTCGTTATATTATGGTTTAATCGATGTGTGGTAAAGTCGTTTATTTATGTTGCTCACTATTGTTGTTGTGCCTATGACCACATGTGTTAGTAACTTCACCACTTGAAGGAGAGCTTACTCATGTCTTCAATGGGGTCACCTGTTTTTTAAGAGAGTGTGTTATGATCTTAATGAGGTGCGAGCTTTGCATCCGATATTCGTTGGGCCACACGCCATGCCTTATACATAACCAAACAAACTTCACGTAGCATCTGGGGAGCACATGCTTGCAACCAACGCCGTGCTAGTGGTCCACCTCTAATGTAGGATGGGGTTTTATAGACAACCAAAGTAGACACTTAACATGGTTTTAAACCTGCATTAGCAATGAGAGACGACTATAGGGTACGAAGTGAGCCACAAATGCAATGAGAGACGACTATAGGGTACCAAACACGCCCAGTATACAATGAATGCTGGCATCTTATATGGGATTGGATGGCGTGTTCAGAGTTCTCAATACGGTTTAGGTTCTCTTGCACATCATTGTCACCTAGCTCTTTTTACTCTAATTTGATGTGATTATAGTTCCATGAGGTGCAAAGTTGGTGATAGATGTGGTCGTTCACTAAAAAAACATGCGACGCCGGGAGTACAAACCGCCCGGTAAAGTATGAATCCACCTCGACGTACGTTAGACCGTGCATGACATTTGATGTCAAGGACTCGATGTATAGTTGATTGAACTACAAGTGTAAACCGAATGTCTCTTGTCTTTTGAAGTCGGAGCTGTTTGAGGGGGATCCTTGCGGCGACGATGACGTGAAGACGGGTGGTCGGTTCTGGCGCTGGCTCGGCGCAGGTCCTGTGCTTTTCTTCCTTCAATGCTCGTCGGCTGAGTCAAAGCTGCCTGGTCGCCGGCGCGTGTGGTGGACTTTTGGCGTTGTCCGACGCAGG
This region includes:
- the LOC123397292 gene encoding uncharacterized protein LOC123397292, with amino-acid sequence MVTEEGGNKDLDALAAAAPGQPGAAVVRPLRQPLPPMNPGRCPCAVPLFFLSLFFPVLCSNLSLCSFLLSGAERETRHCRPGSRHMCLSHRPCMPRSRSGFSPCSSRRIQPVPADPVARPPVSPSSAPADSCRCFCSTGNEQQQLARLLTAPRHRLARCCTQVDPRAQAVAAQASAKYNHVTIGQDLRVRAAPSHLVAGNGTPGTEAFEPRHFSCRRTSSPGRFRHGFPCIPTCNKGVHVQFRQVRDKF